In Candidatus Bathyarchaeia archaeon, the following are encoded in one genomic region:
- the glyS gene encoding glycine--tRNA ligase, translating to MKVTDKFEKISEIARRRGFFWPSYEIYGGVSGFINWGPLGSVMKRKIEDKFRDIFLRRLNFYEIESPIIAPERVFKASGHLDHFKEPMVECMRCRRKFRADHLLQETAGLSSQETDRMGLQEINNEIRQRNINCPECGGQLSEPKYFLTMFQTNIGPYSENIGYGRPEAAQGIFVEFKRLYEQVRERLPVGFAQIGHALRNEISPRQGPIRLREFTIIDLEFFFDPEKPQCPFLDEVANEKLRLVLAENRLKGDERAIELSVRDIVDKGYVKIEWHAYFMALAKRFVASLGIPEDKQRFIEKHPWERAHYSAQGFDQEVYLDRWGWVEVAGFNYRTDYDLRGHIMESGVDMRVYKLTDEERVRFDIKIKPLIQNINRTFGEKAPEVISALKNINPEILSSVLKTQGFYQIGNFKITSEHIEVTYTEVKERGKHFIPHVIEPSFGSDRLAYATLEYAYTVKDNRVILKLPRDIAPVQLAVLPLVSKNGLPEKAKEVYKLLIDEGYTVEYDETGYIGKRYARFDEIGVPLCITIDYQTLEDNTVTIRDRDTWRQVRANIKELPSLLHNYFRFKINFEEIGSPIEKK from the coding sequence ATGAAGGTTACTGATAAATTTGAGAAGATAAGCGAGATCGCCCGTAGAAGGGGATTCTTTTGGCCATCCTATGAGATCTATGGCGGTGTAAGTGGTTTCATAAACTGGGGACCATTAGGCTCGGTTATGAAGCGTAAAATAGAAGATAAGTTTAGAGATATATTTCTTAGGCGCTTAAACTTTTATGAGATTGAATCTCCAATAATTGCCCCCGAGCGAGTCTTTAAGGCTTCTGGACACCTGGATCATTTTAAGGAGCCAATGGTTGAATGTATGAGATGTAGAAGAAAATTTAGGGCAGACCATCTTCTCCAAGAAACCGCGGGATTAAGCTCGCAGGAAACTGACCGAATGGGACTACAGGAAATTAATAATGAGATTAGACAACGAAATATTAATTGTCCGGAGTGCGGCGGACAACTCTCCGAGCCCAAATACTTTTTGACAATGTTTCAAACGAATATTGGGCCCTACTCTGAAAATATTGGTTATGGGCGTCCGGAGGCTGCGCAAGGGATCTTTGTTGAGTTTAAGCGTCTCTATGAGCAGGTTAGGGAGCGATTACCAGTAGGCTTCGCCCAGATAGGACATGCTTTAAGAAATGAGATATCGCCTAGACAGGGACCTATAAGGCTTAGGGAGTTCACAATAATTGACCTAGAATTTTTCTTTGATCCTGAGAAACCGCAATGTCCATTTCTAGATGAGGTTGCTAACGAAAAGCTCAGGCTTGTTTTGGCTGAGAATAGACTTAAAGGTGATGAGCGGGCTATTGAGTTGTCTGTTAGAGATATTGTAGATAAAGGTTATGTTAAGATTGAATGGCATGCCTATTTTATGGCTTTAGCAAAACGCTTTGTTGCAAGCTTAGGAATACCGGAGGATAAACAGCGTTTCATTGAAAAGCATCCTTGGGAAAGAGCCCATTATTCAGCCCAAGGCTTTGACCAAGAAGTTTACCTTGACAGATGGGGTTGGGTTGAGGTCGCAGGCTTCAATTATAGAACAGACTACGATTTAAGAGGGCATATTATGGAGAGCGGTGTTGATATGAGAGTTTACAAGCTGACCGATGAAGAAAGAGTGCGATTTGATATTAAGATTAAACCTTTAATTCAAAATATAAATCGGACATTTGGTGAAAAAGCGCCGGAAGTCATAAGCGCTTTAAAAAATATCAATCCGGAAATCCTATCATCAGTCCTTAAAACACAGGGATTCTATCAGATAGGCAACTTTAAAATAACCTCTGAACATATCGAGGTAACTTATACCGAGGTTAAGGAGAGAGGTAAGCATTTTATTCCACATGTAATTGAACCAAGCTTTGGCTCTGACCGCTTAGCTTATGCAACCCTTGAATATGCATATACAGTCAAAGATAATAGAGTCATTCTTAAATTACCTAGAGACATTGCACCAGTCCAATTAGCTGTTTTACCTTTGGTGAGCAAAAATGGCCTTCCGGAAAAGGCTAAAGAAGTTTACAAACTCCTTATAGATGAGGGTTACACGGTTGAATATGATGAGACTGGTTATATTGGCAAGCGTTATGCACGCTTTGATGAGATAGGAGTCCCGCTATGTATAACAATAGACTATCAAACTCTAGAAGATAATACTGTAACTATACGTGACAGGGACACGTGGAGACAGGTTAGAGCTAACATAAAGGAGCTTCCATCCCTTCTCCATAACTACTTCCGATTCAAAATAAACTTTGAAGAAATAGGTTCCCCCATCGAGAAGAAATGA
- a CDS encoding DUF47 family protein: MVFPIEAEPRAKRRALSLCQDHLRKVIEVVRKTTQIVDAFVANDLNAATRLYEEVQKISDEIADSKRTITHELIEIGAILINRDDFLRFTYVISEIAELCKGISFRILAIIERKWDVPPDIKEGISELSEAVFNTMMKLREAVFALNYGSPQIANRAKDVEVSEREVDNLYRKLELMILERKMDVSKMLLTRDIIQMLEDTADKIEDASDAARILVLAL, translated from the coding sequence TTGGTCTTTCCAATCGAAGCTGAACCACGTGCCAAAAGGAGAGCACTAAGTCTCTGTCAGGATCATCTGAGAAAAGTTATAGAGGTGGTACGGAAGACCACACAGATAGTTGATGCGTTTGTTGCTAACGACCTAAATGCTGCTACACGCCTATACGAGGAGGTACAAAAGATCAGTGATGAGATTGCTGACTCCAAAAGAACGATTACACATGAATTGATCGAGATAGGGGCTATACTTATTAATCGTGATGATTTTTTGAGGTTCACATACGTAATAAGTGAAATAGCTGAGTTATGTAAGGGCATATCTTTTCGGATACTGGCTATAATTGAGCGGAAATGGGATGTGCCGCCGGATATTAAGGAGGGCATATCTGAACTATCCGAGGCGGTCTTCAATACTATGATGAAGCTCAGAGAGGCTGTGTTCGCATTAAATTATGGTTCACCGCAAATAGCTAATAGAGCGAAAGATGTCGAGGTATCTGAGAGGGAAGTTGATAACCTCTATAGAAAACTTGAATTAATGATTTTAGAGAGGAAAATGGATGTATCAAAGATGCTTCTTACAAGGGATATAATTCAAATGCTTGAGGACACAGCTGATAAGATTGAGGATGCATCAGATGCGGCTAGAATATTGGTTCTAGCATTATGA
- the endA gene encoding tRNA-intron lyase, with product MVRNKARIKAELIEDFLIVWNPKDGSELYKMGFYGKPLGIPKPKSPDFNVPLILDLMEGLYLLEKGTIMVFEGKEEKKVSSKTLRSRAREIYDNFDLKYAVYKDLRERGLVVTPGIKFGCDFAVYRQGPGLEHAPYMVSVKSRRDEITATEIVKAGRLATTVRKRFIIAVPDLEKDKVEYLIFKWFKA from the coding sequence ATGGTGAGGAATAAAGCTAGAATTAAAGCGGAGCTCATAGAGGACTTTCTAATAGTATGGAATCCCAAGGATGGATCAGAACTCTATAAAATGGGTTTTTACGGTAAGCCTTTAGGAATCCCTAAGCCAAAAAGCCCAGACTTCAACGTCCCGCTGATACTAGACTTAATGGAGGGATTATATCTATTAGAGAAAGGAACAATTATGGTATTTGAGGGGAAAGAGGAGAAAAAGGTTAGCTCTAAAACGCTTAGAAGTAGAGCTAGAGAAATTTACGATAACTTCGACTTAAAATATGCTGTATATAAAGATTTAAGAGAGCGAGGTCTAGTAGTGACCCCGGGCATAAAATTTGGATGCGACTTTGCAGTATATAGGCAGGGACCTGGGCTAGAACATGCTCCATATATGGTTTCAGTTAAGAGTCGAAGGGATGAAATAACAGCCACAGAGATAGTTAAAGCTGGAAGACTAGCGACAACAGTTAGGAAAAGGTTTATTATAGCGGTTCCGGATCTTGAAAAAGACAAAGTAGAATACTTAATTTTTAAGTGGTTTAAGGCTTAG
- a CDS encoding 30S ribosomal protein S6e yields MAKFKIVISDPKTGKSGSVEIEGARAIPLIGKKIGDTIDGSLVGMPGVKLLITGGSDKDGFPMRPDVHGGVKVSILLSGGVGFKPENVGERKRKTVRGNVITEDIVQVNAKIIEENPEKT; encoded by the coding sequence ATGGCTAAGTTTAAGATAGTGATTTCGGATCCAAAAACTGGAAAATCAGGATCTGTTGAAATTGAGGGTGCAAGAGCTATTCCACTGATAGGTAAGAAGATAGGAGATACGATTGATGGATCACTTGTAGGTATGCCCGGAGTGAAGCTGTTAATAACTGGTGGAAGCGACAAGGATGGTTTCCCAATGAGACCTGATGTTCATGGCGGAGTGAAGGTTAGTATTCTCTTAAGTGGCGGCGTTGGCTTTAAGCCGGAGAACGTGGGTGAGAGAAAAAGAAAAACTGTTAGAGGAAATGTGATAACCGAGGATATTGTACAAGTAAATGCAAAGATTATTGAAGAAAATCCTGAGAAAACTTAA
- a CDS encoding transglutaminase-like domain-containing protein: MYGVKGKEGFSHLRKIRDYLIILLILIFLIANSSQVAYKPATGKAFRLTMKVTYENMDRERIWNLTENDRIISLFMNNSWQTVYLVSSSHRIERFDVDSDGNMVAILNITKEFILPGEKISYNVTYELIFRERSLPSISEEESGTLNDIPKHLCEEYCRPTSLWRSNMSVLNETAWRIAGNETKVLMIIKKLVKWIAENINYDTSELPRYPNETLFTGLGDCDDQANLLITFCRAIGIPAYLQIGCIYIERRDEVFKRYWSGHLWIRQIRVGWHGWAIVYIPPWGWLPVDLTYVEGNLKENPLNSIVSSAIVKHYTFQYINIIKTDYVAETMSLKSFLEAHEFYIYEEDEMKEMTSDGSLVVKPIIITDLNMFTRVVTFIRQRGSRCE, encoded by the coding sequence ATGTATGGTGTAAAGGGGAAAGAGGGCTTTAGCCATTTAAGAAAGATTCGTGACTACTTAATAATCCTTCTAATCCTTATTTTTCTAATTGCTAACTCATCCCAAGTCGCATATAAACCTGCTACTGGAAAGGCTTTTAGACTAACGATGAAAGTAACCTATGAGAATATGGATCGGGAAAGAATATGGAATTTAACTGAGAATGATAGAATAATAAGTTTATTCATGAATAACAGCTGGCAGACGGTTTACTTGGTAAGCTCTTCTCATCGCATTGAGAGATTTGATGTTGATTCTGATGGAAACATGGTGGCAATATTGAACATCACAAAAGAATTCATACTCCCAGGTGAAAAAATAAGCTATAATGTTACTTATGAATTGATTTTTAGAGAGCGGAGTCTACCATCAATATCTGAAGAGGAGTCCGGCACACTAAACGATATTCCAAAACATTTGTGTGAAGAATACTGTAGACCAACAAGCCTATGGCGGTCAAACATGTCAGTATTGAATGAAACAGCTTGGAGGATAGCGGGCAACGAGACAAAGGTTTTAATGATAATTAAAAAACTCGTTAAATGGATTGCAGAAAATATTAACTACGATACTTCTGAGCTTCCAAGATATCCGAATGAGACACTTTTCACAGGTTTAGGCGATTGTGATGATCAGGCAAACCTATTAATCACCTTTTGTAGGGCTATAGGTATACCCGCCTACCTGCAAATAGGTTGCATTTACATTGAAAGGCGTGATGAGGTCTTTAAGAGATATTGGAGTGGACATTTATGGATTAGGCAGATCAGGGTGGGCTGGCATGGATGGGCAATTGTGTATATTCCACCATGGGGATGGCTTCCAGTTGACCTCACATATGTTGAGGGAAATCTGAAGGAAAACCCCCTAAACTCTATAGTATCCTCTGCTATAGTGAAGCATTACACATTCCAATATATTAATATTATAAAGACGGATTATGTTGCTGAAACGATGTCGCTAAAGAGTTTCTTAGAGGCACATGAATTCTATATTTATGAGGAGGATGAGATGAAGGAGATGACGTCCGATGGCTCCTTAGTAGTGAAACCTATTATAATCACAGATCTAAATATGTTCACTCGAGTAGTAACATTTATTAGGCAAAGAGGGAGTAGATGCGAATAA
- a CDS encoding macro domain-containing protein gives MRVQVNGIVIELIKGDITDLQVDCIVNAANSMLKMGGGVAGAIRRKGGQKIQDECDEIISRSGPVPVGGAVITSGGNLKAKYVIHAVGPVYGEGDEERKLRDTTINSLRLADQHGILSIAFPAISTGAFGLPKKICAETMIPAAISYVKSGTNIKRIIFCLYDEETFNIFEETLKNFRI, from the coding sequence ATGCGGGTTCAGGTTAACGGTATAGTAATTGAACTTATTAAAGGGGACATAACAGACCTTCAAGTTGACTGTATCGTTAATGCAGCTAATAGTATGCTTAAAATGGGCGGTGGCGTTGCTGGCGCGATAAGGAGGAAAGGTGGACAGAAGATACAGGATGAATGCGACGAGATAATTTCTAGAAGCGGACCTGTACCAGTTGGCGGAGCCGTTATAACAAGCGGCGGAAACCTTAAAGCAAAATACGTTATACATGCTGTCGGACCAGTTTACGGTGAAGGTGATGAGGAGAGAAAACTTAGGGATACAACAATAAATAGCTTGAGACTTGCCGACCAACACGGTATTTTAAGCATAGCTTTTCCAGCAATTTCAACTGGAGCGTTCGGATTACCAAAGAAGATATGCGCTGAAACAATGATTCCGGCAGCAATATCATATGTTAAAAGCGGGACAAACATAAAGAGAATAATCTTCTGTCTTTACGATGAGGAGACATTTAATATATTTGAGGAGACACTCAAAAATTTCAGAATTTAG
- a CDS encoding MscL family protein, with product MSGVSRDEILNVLKEIRDLLAPKPAPPPKGLIAEFKDFLSKYKVMGMAVAFITGIYLGALVQSLVNDLLMPIIELATPGIPWEQITLGPFRIGSFLGALITFLIVAFVIFLIVKVTKKWGIE from the coding sequence ATGTCTGGAGTAAGCAGAGACGAGATTTTAAACGTTCTTAAAGAGATTAGGGACCTTCTGGCTCCTAAGCCAGCTCCGCCGCCTAAGGGTTTGATTGCGGAATTCAAGGATTTCCTATCGAAATATAAGGTTATGGGAATGGCTGTAGCATTCATTACGGGCATCTATTTAGGCGCATTAGTTCAATCACTTGTGAATGACTTATTAATGCCAATAATTGAACTTGCGACGCCTGGAATACCTTGGGAACAAATAACTCTTGGACCCTTCCGTATAGGCAGTTTTCTAGGAGCGCTTATAACATTCCTAATAGTCGCATTCGTGATCTTCCTAATAGTCAAAGTAACTAAAAAGTGGGGAATAGAGTAA
- a CDS encoding phospholipase D family protein — translation MGKKTRISSYLVLVVLTLSSGLFVGNYLGEIRYKGEVERLNRHIKELSERIDTLQVWLEGNITAYQDYISELERKLRIEILGVYFSPRGGCENAIIEWISRANRSIHILIYSFTLDSISDAIIDAYERGVDVKIVLEQEQITQYSEYWKLKETGVPVRNDTNPYSMHNKVMIVDKEIVITGSYNWSSSAENRNNENMIVIRSREIAEMYEREFERIWEESV, via the coding sequence TTGGGAAAGAAGACGCGTATATCTTCATATCTAGTTTTAGTGGTGCTTACTTTATCAAGTGGATTGTTTGTAGGGAACTATCTTGGTGAAATACGGTATAAGGGAGAAGTTGAGAGGTTAAATAGGCACATTAAGGAATTAAGTGAGCGTATTGATACTCTGCAAGTGTGGCTTGAAGGAAACATAACTGCCTACCAAGATTACATATCCGAGTTAGAAAGGAAATTAAGAATAGAAATTTTAGGCGTTTACTTCTCTCCGAGAGGTGGATGCGAGAACGCTATTATTGAATGGATAAGCCGCGCCAATAGATCCATTCATATACTAATCTATAGTTTTACGCTGGACTCGATTAGTGATGCGATTATAGATGCTTATGAACGCGGGGTAGACGTTAAAATCGTCCTTGAGCAGGAGCAGATCACACAATATAGTGAATATTGGAAGCTTAAGGAGACTGGTGTACCAGTACGTAATGATACGAATCCATATTCAATGCACAACAAGGTTATGATAGTTGATAAGGAGATAGTTATAACTGGGAGCTATAACTGGTCAAGCAGCGCTGAAAATAGAAATAATGAGAACATGATAGTAATAAGAAGCAGAGAAATCGCTGAAATGTATGAAAGAGAATTTGAGAGGATATGGGAAGAAAGCGTCTAA
- the infB gene encoding translation initiation factor IF-2: METQTRIRQPIVCVLGHVDTGKTLLLDQIRKTSVQAREVGGMTQHIGASFFPIETLKEISGPFLKMIGGEIRIPGLLVIDTPGHEAFANLRRRGGGIADIAILVIDVLKGFEAQTYEVIEILKSRKTPFLVAVNKIDRIPGWKSYPNAPFLESYKMQEPAVRQSLDEHLYRIIGEFSQLSFRADRFDKIRDFTRTVALIPTSAKTGEGIPELIAVLAGLTQQYLQKRLQTTSGPAKGTVLEVKEEVGLGVTVNAIIYDGVLKKGDIIVLGGREKPIITTVRAILMPKPLDEIRDPREKFSSVDEVSAAAGVKIVASNLEDALAGAPIYVVPSEDKINGYIEEVYEEVERIRISTDVDGVILKTDTLGSLEAIAESLSRNGIPIRLADVGDVSKRDVTEALIVKEKEPLYGAVLAFNVKVLPDAEEEAKAHNVPIFWHNVIYHLIDEYLKWMRSEKEAREKIEFDRLIKPAKIRVLPGYVFRRSKPAIVGVEVLAGRIRPRIRLMTSDGREVGEILQIQDKGMPIPFAEKGQQVAISLDKPIVGRHFDEGDILYVHVPEYDAKLLNTKFKDRLNADDLETLNEIVKITRKAISSHV, encoded by the coding sequence TTGGAGACGCAGACTCGAATAAGACAGCCAATAGTTTGTGTCCTTGGTCATGTTGATACTGGTAAAACTCTACTTCTAGATCAAATTAGAAAAACCAGCGTCCAAGCCCGTGAAGTTGGTGGAATGACACAGCATATAGGCGCAAGTTTCTTCCCAATCGAGACGCTAAAGGAGATTTCGGGTCCATTCCTAAAGATGATCGGTGGAGAAATACGTATACCAGGTCTCCTCGTGATTGACACGCCTGGACATGAGGCTTTTGCGAATCTTAGGCGTAGAGGCGGTGGAATAGCTGACATAGCAATACTAGTTATAGATGTTTTGAAGGGTTTTGAAGCGCAGACATATGAGGTCATTGAAATTCTTAAGTCTAGAAAAACACCATTCCTAGTGGCGGTAAATAAAATAGATAGGATTCCAGGCTGGAAGTCTTATCCAAATGCTCCTTTTCTAGAGTCCTATAAGATGCAGGAACCAGCTGTTAGACAGAGTCTTGATGAACACTTGTATAGAATTATTGGAGAATTCTCTCAATTATCTTTTAGGGCTGATAGATTCGATAAAATAAGAGATTTCACCAGAACTGTTGCGTTAATACCAACGAGTGCAAAGACAGGTGAGGGTATACCTGAATTGATAGCGGTTTTAGCGGGCTTAACACAGCAGTATCTGCAGAAGAGACTTCAGACGACTAGTGGACCAGCTAAGGGTACAGTTCTGGAAGTTAAAGAGGAAGTTGGTTTAGGAGTAACAGTAAACGCGATAATTTATGATGGTGTCCTTAAAAAGGGTGACATAATTGTGTTAGGTGGGAGGGAGAAGCCAATCATAACGACTGTAAGAGCAATATTAATGCCGAAGCCTCTTGACGAAATAAGGGATCCGAGGGAAAAATTCTCATCGGTTGATGAGGTTTCAGCAGCTGCGGGCGTTAAAATTGTTGCATCAAACCTTGAGGATGCTCTTGCAGGTGCACCAATTTACGTGGTTCCCTCAGAGGATAAGATCAACGGATATATTGAGGAGGTTTATGAAGAGGTTGAGAGGATCCGAATATCCACAGATGTTGATGGCGTAATATTGAAAACTGATACTTTAGGCTCCTTGGAGGCAATAGCTGAGAGTCTTTCTAGAAATGGCATCCCAATTAGGCTAGCGGATGTGGGCGACGTTTCAAAGAGGGATGTGACTGAAGCATTAATTGTTAAAGAAAAGGAGCCGCTATATGGAGCTGTATTAGCATTTAACGTTAAAGTACTTCCAGACGCTGAAGAAGAGGCTAAAGCACATAATGTGCCAATTTTCTGGCATAACGTCATCTATCACTTGATTGATGAATACCTTAAATGGATGAGAAGCGAAAAGGAAGCGCGTGAAAAAATTGAATTTGATAGGTTAATAAAGCCAGCTAAAATAAGGGTTTTACCGGGCTACGTGTTCCGTAGGTCTAAGCCAGCAATAGTTGGTGTTGAGGTCTTGGCTGGACGAATTAGACCCAGAATAAGGCTGATGACTAGTGATGGAAGGGAGGTAGGTGAGATACTGCAGATACAGGATAAAGGCATGCCGATTCCTTTTGCTGAGAAGGGTCAGCAGGTTGCGATATCATTAGATAAACCCATCGTCGGGAGACACTTTGATGAAGGTGACATACTCTACGTTCATGTTCCAGAATATGATGCGAAATTATTAAACACGAAATTTAAGGATAGGCTAAATGCGGATGATCTGGAAACATTAAATGAGATTGTCAAAATAACTAGGAAAGCTATTTCTTCTCACGTTTAA
- a CDS encoding phosphotransacetylase family protein: MVKRTIYVTSTRESSGKSAIIIALASLATEMGKRVGYFKPIGIKESFSPGREHLDEDAEMMRLILKLKHESNTICPLMIEKEEFLENFMEADISSYIIGVKTAYEKVSEGVDIMFIEGPHNFSTGSFIECSVPRLAGTLGADILLVERFSDDSVVDDVLQVQDCCMKWGTKLFGVILNRIPLERVERVKRIIKPFMEKHGVRVLGLVPEDKSLSAPTVREICDFIGGRVLAGKDGLDRTIETVLIGAMTPDSAAKYFRKVANELVITGGDRTDIILTALETDVSAIILTGNLYPSVKVFPKADQLKVPLISVPYDTYTTLQHIQKIIGKIKPGDPRRVSAAVNLVRKYVDWKEILG, encoded by the coding sequence ATGGTCAAGAGAACGATATATGTTACATCAACGAGAGAGTCTTCCGGAAAAAGCGCGATTATAATTGCATTAGCCTCTCTAGCCACGGAAATGGGGAAGAGAGTCGGATACTTTAAGCCGATAGGTATTAAGGAATCGTTTAGTCCAGGTAGGGAGCATCTAGATGAAGATGCTGAGATGATGAGGTTAATTCTAAAGCTTAAACATGAAAGTAATACGATATGCCCTCTTATGATTGAGAAAGAGGAGTTTCTTGAAAACTTCATGGAGGCTGACATCTCATCATATATTATAGGCGTAAAGACAGCATATGAGAAGGTTTCAGAAGGTGTAGACATAATGTTTATTGAGGGACCACATAACTTCTCAACAGGTTCTTTTATAGAGTGTTCAGTTCCGAGGCTCGCAGGAACTTTAGGGGCAGATATACTTCTTGTCGAAAGATTTAGTGATGACTCTGTTGTTGACGATGTGCTGCAAGTCCAAGACTGCTGTATGAAATGGGGAACCAAGCTGTTTGGGGTTATATTAAATCGTATCCCTCTTGAGAGAGTAGAGCGTGTCAAACGCATAATTAAACCGTTCATGGAGAAGCATGGGGTCAGAGTTTTAGGTTTAGTTCCAGAGGACAAGAGTCTAAGTGCTCCAACGGTTAGAGAGATATGCGATTTCATTGGTGGTAGAGTTTTAGCCGGAAAAGATGGTCTCGATAGGACTATTGAGACTGTTCTTATTGGCGCGATGACGCCGGATAGCGCAGCTAAATACTTCCGTAAGGTTGCAAATGAGCTTGTCATCACTGGCGGTGACAGAACGGATATAATCTTGACAGCCCTTGAAACTGATGTTTCAGCCATAATTTTAACTGGAAATCTCTATCCAAGCGTTAAAGTCTTTCCTAAAGCAGATCAACTTAAAGTTCCACTCATATCGGTGCCATATGATACATACACGACGCTTCAACATATTCAAAAGATCATTGGTAAGATTAAGCCTGGAGACCCAAGGAGGGTGAGCGCTGCCGTAAACCTTGTCAGGAAATATGTAGATTGGAAGGAGATATTAGGCTAA